A genomic segment from Aegilops tauschii subsp. strangulata cultivar AL8/78 chromosome 1, Aet v6.0, whole genome shotgun sequence encodes:
- the LOC109749699 gene encoding expansin-B4, with protein MGSLPLPSLAVLAALLCFLAVGGAVDLNTTDPSPFDVDLNATDATKYWGPWTPARATWYGQPNGAGPDDNGGACGFKHTNQYPFASMTSCGNQPLFKDGKGCGSCYKIRCRKDMSCSGRTETVIITDMNYYPVAPFHFDLSGTAFGRLAKPGLNDRLRHSGIIDIEFTRVPCEFPGLKIGFHVEEYSNPVYFAVLVEYEDGDGDVVQVDLMESRGPGGGKWTRMRESWGSVWRLDSNHRLQAPFSIRIRNESGKTLVANKVIPANWRPNTFYRSFVQYS; from the exons ATGggctccctccccctcccctccctcgCCGTGCTCGCGGCGCTTCTCTGCTTCCTCGCCGTCGGCGGCGCCGTGGACCTCAACACCACCGACCCCTCCCCCTTCGACGTCGACCTGAACGCCACCGACGCCACCAAGTACTGGGGCCCCTGGACCCCGGCCAGGGCGACTTGGTACGGCCAGCCCAACGGCGCCGGCCCCGACGACAACG GCGGTGCCTGCGGCTTCAAGCACACCAACCAGTACCCGTTCGCGTCCATGACCTCCTGCGGCAACCAGCCATTGTTCAAGGACGGCAAGGGGTGCGGCTCATGCTACAAG ATCAGATGCAGGAAGGACATGTCCTGCTCCGGTAGGACGGAGACGGTGATCATCACCGACATGAACTACTACCCGGTGGCGCCCTTCCACTTCGACCTCAGCGGCACGGCGTTCGGCAGGCTCGCCAAGCCCGGCCTCAACGACAGGCTCCGCCACTCCGGCATCATCGACATCGAGTTCACACG GGTGCCGTGTGAGTTCCCGGGGCTGAAGATCGGGTTCCACGTGGAGGAGTACTCGAACCCCGTCTACTTCGCGGTGCTGGTGGAGTACgaggacggcgacggcgacgtggTGCAGGTGGACCTCATGGAGTCGCGGGGGCCGGGCGGCGGCAAGTGGACGAGGATGAGGGAGTCGTGGGGCTCCGTGTGGCGCCTCGACTCCAACCACCGCCTCCAGGCGCCCTTCTCCATCCGCATCCGCAACGAGTCCGGCAAGACGCTCGTCGCCAACAAGGTCATCCCGGCCAACTGGAGGCCCAACACCTTCTACCGCTCCTTCGTGCAGTACAGCTGA